In a genomic window of Aggregatimonas sangjinii:
- a CDS encoding DinB family protein yields the protein MKKTILPILVLTLVSFGIINTGLTDDERKMATEHLTQTKERLTSTLDGLDEEQLNFKPTAESWSIAECVEHLAIAENMFNGMLKGALKEPANTAMRDSVTMSDEKLIGFISVRDTKVKTPEPFEPMGKFGSHEETLEAFMSKRDEHIEYVKTTEDDLRNHYGKLPFATIDGLQIILFMSGHTERHVLQMEEVIAHEDFPMGEEDDDDN from the coding sequence ATGAAAAAAACTATTTTACCAATATTGGTATTAACCTTGGTAAGTTTCGGAATTATCAATACCGGTCTTACAGACGATGAACGTAAAATGGCCACGGAACATCTTACACAAACAAAGGAACGTTTAACCAGTACCCTAGACGGACTTGATGAAGAGCAGTTGAACTTTAAACCAACGGCGGAATCGTGGTCGATAGCGGAGTGTGTCGAACATTTGGCCATTGCCGAAAATATGTTCAATGGCATGTTGAAAGGTGCCCTAAAAGAACCTGCCAATACCGCTATGAGGGATAGCGTGACCATGAGCGACGAGAAATTAATCGGCTTTATCTCTGTAAGAGACACCAAAGTGAAGACCCCGGAACCTTTCGAACCAATGGGTAAATTTGGCTCCCACGAGGAGACGCTGGAGGCCTTTATGTCTAAGCGTGACGAGCATATCGAGTACGTTAAGACTACCGAAGACGATTTACGGAATCATTACGGAAAACTACCCTTCGCCACCATTGATGGCTTACAAATCATTCTCTTTATGAGCGGTCATACCGAACGTCACGTATTGCAGATGGAAGAAGTAATCGCCCACGAAGACTTCCCGATGGGAGAAGAGGATGACGACGATAACTAA
- the katG gene encoding catalase/peroxidase HPI, with protein sequence MDNSKNNDSHGEAWDINDSSKCPYLGGTLKQAAGGGTTNLDWWPNQLRLNVLRQNSELSNPMDEDFDYAKEFKSLDLAAVKKDIVTALTTSQDWWPADYGHYGPFMIRMAWHSAGTYRIGDGRGGSSSGSQRFAPLNSWPDNGNLDKARLLLWPIKKKYGKKLSWADLMILTGNCALESMGFKTFGFAGGREDIWQPEEDIYWGSETEWMGNEERFSDGEYELEANLGASHMGLIYVNPEGPNGKSNPLGTAKLIRETFGRMAMNDEETVALTAGGHTFGKAHGAANPDEYVGPEPAGATIMEQSMGWKNSFGTGVLDDAITSGIEGAWTPNPTEWDHDYFEVLLGYDWELTKSPAGANQWKPTAASAARKAPRAGDATKAQDLMMTDADMAMKMDPDYYKISKRFHENPKELEDAFARAWFKLTHRDMGPIARYLGPEVPKEELIWQDPVPAVDHELVNTADVTELKKRLLASGLSISELVATAWASASTYRDSDKRGGANGARIRLAPQKDWEVNNPAQLYKVLGVLEGIQKEFNGAQSGGKKVSLADLIVLGGSAGIEEAARNAGHDINVPFTAGRTDATAAQTDVQSFVALEPKADGFRNYKNPDYKTSAEAMMVDRAQLLKLTAPEMTVLVGGMRVLDTNFDKSRHGVLTNRREVLSNDFFVNLLDLDVMWEDTSDDETLFAGRDRKSGEIKWTGTRADLIFGSNTELRAYAEVYGCEDSQQKFLNDFVAAWTKVMNLDRFDLA encoded by the coding sequence ATGGATAATAGTAAGAACAACGACTCCCACGGTGAAGCTTGGGATATCAACGATTCTAGTAAATGCCCCTATTTGGGAGGCACATTAAAGCAGGCCGCCGGTGGTGGAACCACAAACTTAGACTGGTGGCCCAATCAATTGCGATTGAATGTACTTCGTCAAAATTCGGAACTGAGCAATCCGATGGATGAGGACTTTGATTACGCGAAAGAGTTCAAATCTTTGGATTTGGCAGCGGTCAAAAAAGATATCGTAACGGCCTTGACCACATCACAGGATTGGTGGCCGGCAGATTACGGCCATTATGGGCCATTTATGATTCGCATGGCGTGGCACAGCGCGGGAACCTACCGCATTGGCGATGGCCGAGGCGGATCTAGCTCAGGGTCACAGCGTTTTGCCCCACTGAACAGTTGGCCCGACAATGGCAACTTGGATAAGGCAAGATTGCTTTTATGGCCTATCAAGAAAAAATACGGTAAAAAACTATCTTGGGCAGATTTAATGATCCTTACAGGAAATTGCGCCTTGGAATCCATGGGTTTTAAAACATTCGGTTTTGCCGGTGGCCGGGAAGACATTTGGCAGCCTGAAGAAGATATCTATTGGGGTTCTGAAACCGAGTGGATGGGCAATGAAGAGCGATTCTCTGACGGCGAGTATGAGTTGGAGGCAAATCTTGGGGCTTCCCATATGGGCCTCATCTACGTAAATCCTGAAGGACCCAATGGAAAATCCAATCCGCTGGGAACGGCGAAATTGATTCGGGAAACTTTCGGCCGTATGGCCATGAACGATGAGGAAACCGTAGCGCTTACCGCAGGCGGGCATACGTTCGGTAAAGCACATGGCGCCGCCAATCCGGACGAGTATGTTGGACCCGAACCGGCCGGTGCAACCATTATGGAGCAAAGCATGGGATGGAAAAATTCATTTGGTACCGGTGTTCTGGATGATGCCATCACCAGCGGCATTGAAGGTGCCTGGACACCCAACCCGACCGAATGGGACCACGATTATTTTGAAGTGTTGTTGGGCTACGACTGGGAGTTGACCAAAAGCCCGGCGGGAGCGAACCAATGGAAACCCACAGCAGCTTCGGCAGCTAGAAAGGCGCCGCGTGCAGGCGATGCCACAAAAGCACAAGATTTGATGATGACTGATGCCGATATGGCAATGAAGATGGATCCCGATTACTACAAAATATCAAAACGTTTTCATGAAAATCCCAAAGAACTCGAAGACGCCTTTGCCCGTGCTTGGTTTAAATTGACCCATAGGGACATGGGACCAATAGCGCGCTATTTAGGACCTGAGGTGCCAAAAGAAGAACTTATTTGGCAGGATCCTGTGCCGGCGGTCGATCATGAATTAGTAAATACTGCTGACGTTACCGAATTGAAAAAACGATTACTCGCTTCCGGATTGTCCATTTCAGAATTGGTTGCGACGGCTTGGGCATCTGCATCGACGTATCGTGATTCCGATAAGCGTGGCGGCGCCAACGGTGCCCGTATTCGTTTGGCCCCTCAAAAAGACTGGGAGGTAAACAATCCTGCCCAACTGTATAAGGTTCTCGGTGTACTTGAAGGCATCCAAAAAGAATTCAATGGCGCCCAGTCCGGCGGTAAGAAAGTTTCATTGGCGGACCTAATTGTTCTAGGCGGAAGTGCCGGTATCGAAGAGGCTGCAAGAAATGCAGGTCACGACATCAACGTACCCTTTACCGCAGGTCGTACCGATGCCACGGCCGCCCAAACGGATGTTCAATCGTTTGTAGCACTTGAACCTAAGGCCGACGGATTTAGAAATTATAAAAACCCCGACTACAAGACATCTGCAGAAGCGATGATGGTAGATCGTGCCCAGCTTTTAAAATTGACCGCTCCGGAAATGACCGTGCTCGTTGGAGGAATGCGCGTCTTGGATACGAACTTTGATAAATCCAGGCATGGGGTATTGACAAATCGCCGCGAAGTATTGAGCAATGATTTCTTTGTAAACCTGTTGGATTTGGACGTGATGTGGGAAGACACTTCCGACGACGAAACCCTTTTTGCAGGTCGGGACCGCAAGTCGGGAGAAATTAAATGGACAGGTACCCGTGCGGATCTTATTTTTGGTTCCAACACAGAGTTGAGGGCTTATGCCGAAGTATACGGATGTGAAGATTCTCAGCAAAAGTTCTTAAATGATTTTGTTGCAGCATGGACCAAAGTGATGAATTTAGACCGATTTGATTTGGCTTAA
- a CDS encoding NUDIX hydrolase, whose protein sequence is MEKNQDLTLIKRLKALADTGLVYAENGYEKERYKELREISLKLMASISKQPLADLEEFFMPEKDYPTVKVDVRGFVLNKNDEILMAKESTDGKWTIPGGWADIGDTPSEAVLKEIKEETGIRAKVERLLAVYDKRCHPHPPQPFYVYKLIFFCKIISGELKHGFDMQGADFFPLNNLPPLSEDRILKSQLKHLFELTKTKTAEVYFD, encoded by the coding sequence GTGGAGAAAAATCAAGATTTAACACTTATCAAACGTTTAAAAGCCCTAGCCGATACCGGTTTGGTGTATGCAGAAAATGGGTACGAAAAAGAGCGGTATAAAGAATTGCGGGAAATCAGTTTAAAATTAATGGCCTCGATTTCCAAACAACCTCTGGCCGATTTAGAGGAATTTTTCATGCCTGAGAAAGATTATCCTACGGTAAAGGTCGATGTGCGCGGTTTCGTGTTGAACAAAAATGATGAAATCCTGATGGCCAAGGAAAGTACGGATGGTAAATGGACGATTCCCGGGGGTTGGGCCGATATCGGGGATACGCCTTCGGAAGCGGTTTTAAAGGAAATCAAAGAAGAAACAGGTATTCGGGCCAAAGTCGAACGCCTATTGGCTGTCTATGACAAGCGTTGTCATCCGCATCCGCCGCAACCCTTCTATGTCTACAAGCTGATTTTTTTCTGTAAAATAATCAGTGGCGAGCTGAAACATGGTTTTGATATGCAGGGGGCCGATTTTTTTCCCTTGAACAACCTACCACCGTTATCGGAAGATCGTATTCTGAAGTCACAACTAAAGCACTTGTTCGAGCTGACGAAAACAAAGACGGCCGAGGTATATTTCGATTAG
- a CDS encoding endonuclease/exonuclease/phosphatase family protein — translation MRTLLLLLVLPIFVGAQEKKQYHVRTIAFYNVENLFDTKNDTLTFDDDRTPEGKDNWTEERYRHKLANIAKVISEIGAERTNTSPDIIGLSEVENKQVIEDLIAHPILREKGYGIVHYDSPDERGIDVALLYKKRVFLPTSFSSHRLLLFDDEGFRNYTRDQLVVGGLLDDEQCYFTVNHWPSRSGGEARSKPNRMAAAKLNRRITDSILKLNLSARIISMGDLNDDPIDDSLRKVMRTRGKKQDLEEGDLFNPMEKLFKKGVGSLAYRDKWNLFDQFYFTPNLLEKENGRYHFWKAAVFHPPYLLSKKGQYKGYPFRTYAGGSYTGGYSDHFPVYMYLIREGPPLSPPKEGN, via the coding sequence ATGAGAACATTATTGTTACTACTGGTCCTACCTATCTTTGTTGGTGCACAGGAAAAGAAACAGTACCATGTAAGAACCATAGCCTTTTACAATGTAGAAAACCTCTTCGATACCAAAAACGATACACTTACGTTCGATGATGACCGTACTCCGGAGGGAAAGGACAACTGGACGGAAGAACGGTACCGTCATAAATTGGCGAATATTGCGAAAGTGATTTCCGAAATAGGGGCCGAGCGTACCAACACCTCCCCTGACATTATCGGATTAAGCGAAGTTGAAAACAAACAGGTTATCGAAGATTTGATCGCTCATCCCATCTTACGGGAAAAAGGGTACGGTATCGTGCATTATGATTCCCCGGATGAACGGGGCATCGATGTGGCCCTACTTTACAAAAAAAGGGTATTTCTGCCGACTTCTTTCTCCAGCCATAGGCTGCTCCTATTCGACGATGAGGGATTTCGAAATTATACACGGGACCAATTGGTCGTAGGCGGTCTTCTCGATGACGAGCAATGCTACTTTACCGTAAACCATTGGCCCTCCCGTAGCGGCGGTGAGGCGCGAAGCAAACCCAACCGAATGGCCGCCGCCAAATTAAACAGGCGTATTACCGATTCGATTCTAAAATTGAACCTCTCGGCCCGTATTATCAGCATGGGCGACCTAAATGACGACCCTATCGATGATAGTTTGAGAAAAGTGATGCGAACAAGGGGGAAAAAACAAGATTTGGAGGAAGGCGATTTGTTCAACCCCATGGAGAAGCTATTTAAAAAGGGAGTAGGTTCTTTGGCTTATCGGGACAAGTGGAATCTCTTTGACCAGTTTTATTTTACCCCCAACCTCCTGGAAAAAGAGAATGGGCGTTATCATTTTTGGAAAGCCGCGGTTTTTCATCCCCCTTATTTGCTTTCTAAAAAAGGGCAATACAAGGGCTATCCTTTTCGCACCTATGCCGGCGGAAGTTATACCGGCGGTTACAGCGATCACTTTCCGGTATACATGTATTTGATTCGGGAAGGGCCTCCCCTAAGCCCTCCTAAGGAGGGGAACTGA
- a CDS encoding DUF5689 domain-containing protein has protein sequence MVTKASICQKAPSVLFGLFLLFACVKDKNFDLPTKSCSTDLIANTTYAEVKALYQDETFQIQDDLIIEGYVVSSDEAGNFFSVLYFQDSPVDPKEGFQIELDVRDSHLFYPIGSKIIINLKGLYLGRSKGVFKIGGVFTSFGNVSVGRLPAAIVDNHIFVSCEEVTDMVPTSINITDVEENLTNTLVRLNDVEILEEQLSESFAVPKEETERTLTNCNDNELILVNSGFSDFQAELLPQENGSITGVLLRENDNYFLAIRDLADIEFDNERCADLVDEFTATTIFISELADPDNNSGARFVELYNSDEQALSLKGWMLRRYTNDNTEVSSTIDLSAFVIAPQSTLVVSPNEAEFESVYGFAPDLGVGTNSPADSNGDDNLELIDPFGTVIDTFGIVGEDGTGTDHEFEDGRALRRVEITEGNPIYTSSEWIVFNDSGDSGTVNQPQIAPEDFSPGLRD, from the coding sequence ATGGTTACAAAAGCATCGATTTGTCAAAAGGCTCCTAGTGTTCTTTTTGGACTGTTTTTACTCTTCGCCTGTGTGAAAGACAAAAATTTTGACCTGCCGACAAAGAGCTGTTCAACTGATTTAATAGCAAATACCACCTACGCTGAAGTTAAGGCATTATACCAAGATGAAACGTTTCAAATTCAAGATGATCTCATCATCGAGGGCTATGTAGTTTCATCGGATGAAGCGGGCAATTTTTTTAGCGTTCTTTATTTTCAAGACAGCCCGGTCGATCCCAAAGAAGGCTTTCAAATAGAATTGGATGTGCGCGATTCCCATTTGTTCTACCCAATCGGGAGTAAAATTATTATAAATCTGAAGGGCTTGTATCTGGGCAGGAGCAAGGGTGTCTTTAAGATAGGAGGTGTTTTTACATCTTTTGGGAATGTATCGGTAGGAAGGCTTCCGGCAGCGATTGTAGACAACCATATTTTCGTCTCTTGCGAAGAAGTAACGGATATGGTACCGACGAGCATCAATATTACCGATGTTGAAGAAAATCTCACCAACACCTTGGTACGGTTGAACGATGTGGAAATTCTAGAAGAGCAGTTGTCCGAATCATTTGCGGTTCCAAAGGAGGAAACGGAACGCACTCTGACCAATTGTAATGATAACGAACTGATTTTAGTAAATAGCGGCTTTTCTGATTTTCAGGCAGAACTATTACCCCAAGAAAATGGAAGCATCACAGGTGTTCTCTTACGCGAAAACGACAACTACTTTTTGGCGATTCGGGACCTAGCCGATATCGAATTCGATAATGAGCGCTGCGCCGATTTGGTCGATGAGTTTACGGCTACGACGATTTTTATTTCCGAACTGGCCGACCCCGATAACAACAGTGGGGCGCGATTTGTAGAACTTTACAATTCTGATGAGCAAGCCTTATCGTTAAAAGGATGGATGTTGAGACGCTATACGAATGACAACACTGAAGTCAGCTCGACCATCGACCTATCCGCATTCGTCATAGCACCACAAAGTACCTTGGTTGTCTCACCTAATGAAGCTGAATTTGAAAGTGTGTATGGCTTTGCTCCCGACTTGGGCGTAGGTACCAATAGCCCTGCGGATTCCAATGGTGATGACAATCTCGAATTGATAGATCCCTTTGGAACGGTCATAGATACTTTTGGCATAGTGGGCGAAGATGGGACAGGAACCGACCACGAATTTGAAGATGGCAGGGCGTTGCGACGTGTGGAAATTACGGAAGGAAACCCCATCTACACGAGCAGTGAATGGATTGTCTTTAATGACTCTGGCGATTCCGGAACCGTCAATCAACCTCAAATTGCTCCCGAGGATTTTTCTCCCGGCCTTCGCGATTAA
- a CDS encoding SemiSWEET transporter: protein MDSTAIIGNIAALLTTTSFLPQAIKTIRTRNTASLSFPMYLLFVTGVTLWLVYGVINEQMPIIVGNFVTLVLAGIILGFMVKGQLTKKL from the coding sequence ATGGATAGTACAGCAATCATAGGAAATATAGCGGCGCTTTTGACGACGACGAGCTTTTTGCCGCAGGCCATCAAAACGATAAGAACGAGGAATACGGCTAGTCTGTCCTTCCCCATGTACCTGCTATTTGTTACCGGGGTAACACTTTGGCTAGTCTATGGCGTTATCAACGAACAAATGCCCATTATCGTAGGCAACTTCGTAACCTTGGTTCTGGCAGGCATCATTCTTGGTTTTATGGTGAAAGGGCAGCTTACCAAGAAGTTGTGA
- a CDS encoding ankyrin repeat domain-containing protein, translating to MKHTDTFFNDIRNGNIDAVKSALLEHPKLVDAIDQRGSTPLILATYYNHGEIAEVLLENGAKIDAKDASGNTALMGVCFKGFTEIAEKLIAKGANLNAQNPMGASSLIYAATFNRLEIVKLLLAHGADKSLKDGRGNTALDHAKLKGEPKLIDLLEGLA from the coding sequence ATGAAGCATACGGATACTTTTTTTAATGACATACGCAATGGTAATATAGACGCCGTAAAAAGTGCGCTTTTGGAACATCCGAAGCTTGTAGACGCTATAGATCAGCGCGGTAGCACCCCATTGATTTTGGCCACGTACTACAATCATGGGGAAATAGCCGAAGTGTTATTGGAGAATGGTGCCAAAATCGATGCGAAAGATGCATCGGGCAACACGGCTTTGATGGGAGTTTGTTTTAAGGGTTTTACTGAAATCGCCGAAAAACTTATCGCCAAGGGAGCGAACCTGAACGCGCAAAATCCCATGGGTGCCAGCAGCCTGATTTATGCAGCTACTTTCAATCGATTGGAAATCGTAAAACTTTTATTGGCACATGGTGCGGACAAGTCGCTTAAAGACGGACGGGGAAATACAGCATTGGACCACGCTAAATTAAAGGGTGAGCCAAAGTTGATCGATTTACTGGAGGGACTCGCTTAA
- a CDS encoding TonB-dependent receptor, whose translation MRIVILSAFLLFTIAPCNAQEAVVHGRIVDSRLKTPIQGVAVTLGQAQISTESDREGYFTLKIPRAEAVVLTLSAKDYTIQRIPVTFGLEAIDLGNIYLERDITVEQADNLITLTDSELLDDEVSANSSGLLQATRDVFLNRAAFDFGQAFFRVRGYDSQNGKVLVNGIAMNKLFDGRPQWNNWGGLNDVTRNQQFTNGLAASDFTFGGILANTNIDTRPSGLRPGTRLSTSAANRTYAGRLMVTHTSKLQKNGLAYSVSGSRRWAQEGYIDGTLYDAFSFFGAVEYRIDKKNSINLTGIYAQNRRGRSSAITEEVFGLVGKQYNPYWGEQEGEVRNSRERKIAEPIVMLNHYFESEKFSLNTGVAYQFGTNARSRLGYYNAPNPDPTYYRYLPSFYVNSPIGANFISASAARKGFLENPQLNWDFIYTANTREQAAYVLYNDVIDDKQLLLNSVGNLMISEGLQADFGLSHKSLTSDNYAKLDDLFGADFHSDIDPFSNTLNDVEGEVQKRTGDIFNYRYRMKASLSDMFAQLRYKRRKWNAFLAGQYVLTDYQREGLFRNERFLENSFGESQTVKFNNYGIKAGFTYKINGRHWLTTHGTYRTDAPVLQNVFINPRENNQIVPDIQSETVSSVDANYFIRLPKLTGRLSGFYTRFQNTTDINFFFVDAGVGSDFVQEVLTDLDKLHLGTELGLEYQLSSAVKLTAVAAVSKYVYASDPNFSINFDTAGAEEDLINPDGNIDLGTAQIKDYKLAQGPQQAFAFGIDYRDPEYWWVSTKLNYMANNYANISAITRTQSFLLDPETGMRFPEATPENINDILKQTGLDNFYLLNLVGGKSWLKNGKYISVFASINNVFDTVFRTGGYEQSRNGNFGQLQRDNLSGTPSFAPKYWYGYGRTYFLNVAYSF comes from the coding sequence ATGCGGATCGTTATTCTTTCGGCATTTCTTCTTTTTACGATAGCGCCATGTAATGCCCAAGAAGCTGTGGTGCATGGCCGCATTGTGGATAGCCGATTAAAAACGCCCATACAGGGAGTAGCCGTGACCTTAGGTCAGGCACAAATTTCCACCGAAAGCGACAGGGAAGGCTATTTTACTCTAAAAATTCCTCGTGCGGAAGCTGTCGTTCTTACGCTTTCGGCAAAAGACTATACAATCCAAAGAATTCCCGTAACCTTTGGCCTAGAAGCTATCGATTTGGGGAATATTTATCTCGAACGCGATATCACGGTAGAACAGGCCGACAATCTGATAACGTTAACCGATTCAGAATTGTTAGACGATGAGGTCAGTGCCAATTCCTCGGGTTTACTTCAAGCTACGAGAGATGTCTTTTTAAACCGGGCCGCCTTCGATTTTGGTCAAGCATTCTTCCGTGTTCGCGGCTATGATTCTCAAAACGGCAAAGTGTTGGTTAATGGTATCGCTATGAACAAATTGTTCGATGGCCGACCGCAATGGAACAATTGGGGCGGACTCAACGATGTTACCCGCAACCAGCAATTTACGAACGGTTTGGCCGCATCCGATTTCACTTTCGGTGGAATACTGGCCAATACCAATATCGATACGCGGCCTTCCGGTCTCAGACCAGGTACCCGACTTTCTACTTCTGCGGCCAATCGTACCTATGCGGGAAGGTTAATGGTGACCCATACGTCCAAGCTTCAAAAAAATGGTCTGGCCTATAGCGTTTCAGGATCTCGAAGGTGGGCTCAGGAGGGATATATCGATGGAACTTTGTACGATGCGTTTTCCTTTTTCGGAGCTGTTGAATATCGTATCGACAAAAAGAACAGTATTAACCTTACCGGGATATACGCCCAAAACCGACGAGGCCGATCTTCTGCCATTACAGAAGAGGTTTTCGGGTTGGTAGGAAAACAATACAATCCTTACTGGGGCGAACAGGAGGGTGAAGTCCGAAATTCTAGGGAGCGCAAAATCGCCGAGCCCATTGTCATGCTCAACCATTATTTTGAATCGGAAAAGTTTAGTTTAAATACAGGAGTGGCCTATCAATTCGGTACGAACGCCAGAAGTCGCTTGGGCTACTACAACGCCCCCAACCCTGACCCTACGTATTACCGATACCTCCCGAGCTTTTATGTCAATAGCCCCATTGGCGCCAATTTTATCAGTGCGTCCGCAGCCAGAAAGGGCTTTCTGGAAAATCCACAATTAAATTGGGATTTTATCTACACGGCAAACACAAGGGAGCAGGCCGCCTATGTACTCTATAACGATGTGATCGATGACAAGCAATTACTATTGAATTCCGTTGGAAATTTAATGATCTCTGAGGGCCTTCAAGCAGACTTCGGGCTCTCGCATAAAAGCCTTACATCCGATAATTACGCGAAACTAGACGACTTGTTCGGGGCTGATTTTCACTCGGATATCGATCCGTTTTCCAATACCCTGAACGACGTGGAAGGGGAGGTTCAAAAAAGGACAGGCGATATATTCAATTACCGGTACCGTATGAAGGCTTCTCTTAGCGATATGTTCGCACAACTGAGATATAAACGCAGGAAATGGAACGCATTTCTGGCAGGGCAATATGTACTCACCGATTACCAACGCGAAGGGTTATTTCGGAACGAGCGCTTTCTTGAAAATTCTTTTGGGGAGAGCCAGACGGTAAAATTCAACAATTACGGTATCAAGGCAGGTTTTACCTATAAGATTAATGGTCGACATTGGTTAACAACCCATGGTACATACAGAACCGACGCGCCCGTATTGCAAAACGTCTTTATCAACCCTAGGGAAAACAATCAAATCGTACCGGATATTCAAAGTGAAACGGTATCATCCGTTGATGCGAACTATTTTATCAGGCTTCCCAAACTCACGGGAAGACTTTCCGGATTCTATACCCGTTTTCAGAATACCACCGATATCAATTTCTTTTTTGTTGATGCGGGCGTGGGTTCCGATTTTGTGCAGGAAGTATTGACCGATTTGGATAAGCTGCATCTTGGTACCGAACTTGGATTGGAGTATCAATTATCTTCGGCCGTGAAGTTGACAGCAGTCGCTGCAGTGAGCAAGTATGTGTATGCCAGCGACCCCAACTTTTCCATCAATTTCGATACGGCCGGGGCGGAGGAGGATTTGATAAATCCGGACGGAAACATCGATTTGGGAACGGCTCAAATAAAAGACTACAAATTGGCCCAAGGGCCGCAGCAAGCCTTTGCTTTCGGCATTGACTATAGGGATCCCGAATACTGGTGGGTGAGTACCAAATTGAACTACATGGCCAACAATTATGCGAATATTTCGGCCATAACCCGAACACAGAGTTTTTTGTTGGACCCGGAAACGGGAATGCGGTTTCCGGAAGCCACCCCTGAAAATATAAACGACATTTTGAAACAGACGGGGCTGGATAACTTTTACCTGCTGAATTTGGTCGGCGGTAAATCGTGGTTGAAAAACGGAAAGTATATCAGCGTATTCGCCAGTATCAATAACGTATTTGATACAGTGTTCAGAACGGGCGGTTATGAACAAAGTAGAAATGGAAATTTTGGGCAGCTGCAACGGGATAATCTTAGCGGGACACCCTCATTTGCCCCAAAATATTGGTACGGCTACGGCAGAACATATTTTTTGAATGTGGCGTATAGCTTTTAG
- a CDS encoding amidohydrolase, whose translation MALELKIALIQAPLIWEGPTANRAYFSNKIANCSGVDIILLPEMFTTGFTMTPENLDREEGRLTLEWMQQNAKKSDAALIGSLPFYENGNFTNRLFFVKPNGAYHAYDKRHTFTLAGEDKVYNAGNDRLIVLYKDFRICPMVCYDLRFPVWARNDDAYDVVLYVANWPLPRINAWDTLLKARAIENLAYCIGLNRVGTDKSGHEYPGHSAVYDCLGERIAYSEEEEVVFATLSKEHITITREKLKFLDDRDQFTLLG comes from the coding sequence ATGGCCTTAGAACTGAAAATAGCCCTAATTCAAGCCCCATTGATTTGGGAGGGGCCAACAGCGAATCGCGCTTACTTTTCAAATAAAATAGCAAATTGTAGCGGAGTAGATATTATTTTACTTCCGGAAATGTTTACAACGGGCTTTACCATGACCCCTGAAAACCTAGACCGGGAAGAAGGGCGGTTAACTTTGGAATGGATGCAGCAAAATGCTAAGAAAAGCGACGCCGCACTGATAGGAAGCCTTCCATTTTATGAAAATGGAAATTTTACGAACCGCCTTTTTTTCGTAAAACCGAACGGGGCTTATCACGCCTATGATAAACGTCATACATTTACTTTAGCCGGTGAAGACAAAGTCTATAACGCCGGCAATGACCGACTTATCGTTTTATATAAAGATTTTCGTATTTGCCCAATGGTATGTTATGACCTTAGATTTCCGGTATGGGCCAGAAATGACGACGCATACGATGTTGTATTATATGTTGCCAATTGGCCCTTACCTCGAATAAACGCTTGGGATACACTTTTGAAGGCGAGGGCCATCGAAAATCTAGCCTATTGTATCGGCTTGAATCGTGTCGGAACCGATAAATCGGGTCATGAGTATCCCGGTCATTCGGCCGTTTATGATTGTTTGGGCGAGCGAATCGCGTATTCCGAGGAAGAGGAAGTCGTATTTGCTACCTTATCCAAAGAACACATCACCATTACTAGGGAAAAATTGAAATTTCTCGACGATAGGGATCAATTTACTCTGTTAGGGTAA